A single genomic interval of Centropristis striata isolate RG_2023a ecotype Rhode Island chromosome 8, C.striata_1.0, whole genome shotgun sequence harbors:
- the LOC131976946 gene encoding uncharacterized protein LOC131976946 encodes MTTYILWTAFTWTFKGILCTCRFLWICPYNAIKFLPRERHITEDTSRQLKLIVGSESKVVAAIPGSPDRTGSLHHRLTKTEKDILSLKTRVACEKASWERRFTELQRKHEELHNQLVSHARVLVRVGSDGEQGESGGDNGETFEECSSKQTNTHTHTHTFLYFYLCEDPHWNSEFPCKVIIVLNYSSVLVLISL; translated from the exons ATGACGACATATATCCTGTGGACTGCGTTTACATGGACGTTTAAAGGGATACTGTGCACCTGCAGGTTCCTCTGG ATATGCCCATACAATGCAATTAAATTCTTGCCAAGGGAACGGCACATAACAGAGGACACAAGCCGGCAACTGAAACTAATTGTGG GCTCTGAGAGTAAAGTGGTGGCAGCCATACCAGGCAGCCCCGACCGCACCGGCTCCCTTCATCACAGATTAACCAAAACAGAGAAAGATATTCTGTCACTCAAGACCAGGGTGGCCTGTGAGAAAGCATCATGGGAGAGGAGGTTtacagagctgcagagaaaacacgaaGAGCTGCAtaatcag CTGGTGTCTCATGCCAGAGTGTTGGTGAGAGTGGGCAGTGATGGGGAGCAGGGAGAGTCTGGGGGGGACAATGGAGAAACTTTTGAGGAGTGTtcaagtaaacaaacaaacacacacacacacacacacacattcttgtacttctatctttgtgaggaccctcattggaacagtgaattcccttgcaaggttataatagttttgaattattcatcagttttagttttaatttcgttgtga